A stretch of Pseudomonas sp. 7SR1 DNA encodes these proteins:
- a CDS encoding PilZ domain-containing protein, with the protein MSDRRRFVRIEFHARTELIQGSNKWPVELLDLSLKGLLIEKPEPWLGDPEHTFTADIHLSNEVKVKMEVRLMHDDHGHLGFVCEHIDLDSIAHLRRLVELNLADNDELERELGALIHI; encoded by the coding sequence ATGAGCGATCGCCGCCGCTTCGTACGAATTGAATTCCATGCCCGGACCGAACTGATCCAGGGGTCCAACAAATGGCCGGTGGAACTGCTGGACCTGTCCCTCAAGGGCCTGCTGATCGAAAAGCCCGAACCCTGGCTGGGAGATCCCGAGCATACCTTTACCGCCGACATTCACCTGAGCAACGAGGTGAAGGTGAAGATGGAAGTCCGGTTGATGCATGACGACCACGGCCACCTGGGCTTCGTCTGCGAGCATATCGACCTGGACTCCATCGCCCATCTGCGCCGGCTGGTGGAACTGAACCTGGCCGATAATGATGAGCTGGAGCGGGAACTGGGGGCGCTGATCCATATCTGA
- a CDS encoding carbon starvation CstA family protein: MKNNNSPLRHLPWLLLAVVGACALGVVALRRGEAINALWIVVAAVAIYLVAYRYYSLFIANNVMQLDARRATPAVLNNDGLDYVPTNKHILFGHHFAAIAGAGPLVGPVLAAQMGYLPGTLWLIAGVVLAGAVQDFMVLFLSTRRNGRSLGDMVREEMGRIPGTIALFGCFLIMIIILAVLALIVVKALAESPWGIFTVMATIPIAMFMGIYMRYIRPGRIGEISLIGVLLLLGSIWLGGQVAADPVWAKAFTFTGVQITWMLIGYGFVAAVLPVWLILAPRDYLSTFLKIGTIVALAIGILITMPELKMPALTQFTDGTGPVWKGGLFPFLFITIACGAVSGFHALISSGTTPKLLDNEVNARYIGYGGMLMESFVAIMAMVAASVIEPGVYFAMNSPAAIVGTDVVAVAQTVSNWGFAITPDALQAVAKDIGETTILARAGGAPTLAVGIAQILHSVLPGENTMAFWYHFAILFEALFILTAVDAGTRAGRFMLQDLLGSFVPALKRTESWPANLIATAGCVALWGYLLYQGVIDPLGGINTLWPLFGISNQMLAGIALMLGTVVLIKMKRQRYVWVTLLPATWLLICTTTAGLIKLFDANPAIGFLALARKYNDALAAGQVLAPAKSVEQMQHVVFNAYTNATLTVLFLFVVFSILFYALKVGIAAWGTKERTDKEAPFQALPDA, encoded by the coding sequence ATGAAAAACAATAATAGCCCGCTGCGCCATCTGCCCTGGCTACTGCTGGCCGTCGTGGGAGCGTGCGCCCTGGGCGTCGTGGCCTTGCGTCGAGGCGAGGCGATCAACGCCCTCTGGATCGTCGTCGCAGCCGTGGCCATCTACCTGGTCGCCTACCGCTACTACAGCCTTTTCATCGCCAACAACGTGATGCAACTCGACGCGCGCCGGGCCACTCCCGCCGTGCTCAACAACGATGGCCTGGACTATGTCCCGACCAACAAGCACATCCTCTTCGGCCACCACTTCGCGGCGATTGCCGGCGCGGGGCCGCTGGTCGGGCCGGTGCTGGCGGCGCAGATGGGCTACCTGCCCGGCACGCTCTGGCTGATCGCCGGCGTGGTGCTGGCCGGTGCGGTGCAGGACTTCATGGTCCTGTTCCTGTCCACCCGCCGCAACGGTCGCTCCCTGGGCGACATGGTGCGCGAGGAAATGGGCCGTATCCCCGGCACCATCGCGCTGTTCGGCTGCTTTTTGATCATGATCATCATCCTCGCGGTGCTGGCGCTGATCGTCGTCAAGGCCCTGGCCGAGAGCCCGTGGGGGATCTTCACGGTGATGGCGACCATCCCGATCGCGATGTTCATGGGCATCTACATGCGCTACATCCGCCCGGGCCGCATCGGTGAGATCTCCCTCATCGGCGTGCTGTTGCTGCTGGGTTCGATCTGGCTGGGCGGGCAGGTGGCCGCCGATCCGGTCTGGGCCAAGGCCTTCACCTTTACCGGCGTGCAGATCACCTGGATGCTGATCGGCTACGGCTTTGTCGCGGCGGTGCTGCCGGTGTGGCTGATCCTGGCGCCGCGGGACTACCTGTCCACGTTCCTCAAGATCGGTACCATCGTCGCCCTGGCGATCGGCATCCTGATCACCATGCCCGAGCTGAAGATGCCGGCGCTGACCCAGTTCACCGACGGCACCGGCCCGGTGTGGAAGGGCGGGCTGTTCCCGTTCCTGTTCATCACCATCGCCTGTGGCGCGGTGTCGGGCTTCCATGCGCTGATTTCATCGGGCACCACGCCCAAGCTGCTGGATAACGAAGTCAATGCCCGTTACATCGGCTACGGCGGCATGCTCATGGAGTCCTTCGTGGCGATCATGGCCATGGTCGCCGCTTCGGTGATCGAGCCGGGCGTGTACTTTGCCATGAACAGCCCGGCGGCCATCGTCGGCACCGACGTGGTGGCCGTGGCGCAGACCGTCAGCAACTGGGGCTTTGCCATCACGCCGGACGCGTTGCAGGCGGTGGCCAAGGACATCGGCGAAACCACCATCCTGGCCCGCGCCGGCGGTGCGCCGACCCTGGCGGTGGGTATCGCGCAGATCCTGCACTCGGTGCTGCCGGGTGAGAACACCATGGCGTTCTGGTACCACTTCGCGATCCTGTTCGAAGCGCTGTTCATCCTCACCGCGGTGGACGCCGGCACCCGTGCCGGGCGGTTCATGCTGCAGGACCTGCTGGGCTCGTTCGTGCCGGCCCTCAAGCGCACCGAATCCTGGCCCGCCAACCTGATCGCCACCGCCGGTTGCGTGGCACTGTGGGGCTACCTGCTGTACCAGGGCGTGATCGACCCGCTGGGTGGCATCAACACCCTGTGGCCGCTGTTCGGCATCTCCAACCAGATGCTGGCGGGGATCGCCCTGATGCTCGGTACCGTGGTGCTGATCAAGATGAAGCGCCAGCGCTACGTCTGGGTCACGCTGCTGCCGGCGACGTGGCTGCTGATCTGCACCACCACCGCGGGCCTGATCAAGCTGTTCGACGCCAACCCGGCGATCGGCTTCCTGGCCCTGGCGCGCAAGTACAACGATGCCCTGGCCGCCGGCCAGGTCCTGGCCCCGGCCAAGAGCGTGGAGCAGATGCAGCACGTGGTGTTCAACGCCTACACCAACGCCACGCTGACGGTGCTGTTCCTGTTCGTGGTCTTCAGCATCCTGTTCTACGCGCTCAAGGTCGGCATCGCCGCCTGGGGCACGAAAGAGCGCACGGACAAAGAAGCGCCATTCCAGGCCCTGCCGGACGCGTAA